In Deinococcus carri, one DNA window encodes the following:
- the xdhB gene encoding xanthine dehydrogenase molybdopterin binding subunit: protein MRGNTATSLHERPPVGAVGEPLPHESAELHVTGHALYTDDLGVRLQNVLHAWPLQAPHAHARVTRLNVAPALTVPGVVRVLTADDVPGLNDAGVKHDEPLFPTEVMYHGHAVCWVLAESSEAARLGALAIEVEYEPLPALLTIGEAIAAESFQGAQSTLRRGDVTLGFEQAAHIFEGEFEIGGQEHFYLETNAALAHVDEYGQVFVQSSTQHPTETQEIVAHVLGRASNEVTVQCLRMGGGFGGKEMQPHGYAAIAALGSVLTGRPVRLRLNRTQDLTLTGKRHPFHARWKVGFDEGGRLLALQATLTSDGGWSLDLSEPVMARALCHIDNAYYIPHVEVHGRIGKTNKTSQTAFRGFGGPQGMAVIEDLLGRCAPLLGLEAHELRRRNFYQPGEATPYGQPVRHAERLEDVWSTLLRTSDFEARQEEVRAFNAAHPHLKRGLAITPVKFGISFNFTSYNQAGALVHVYKDGSVLINHGGTEMGQGLHSKMLQVAATALGVPLSCVRLAPTRTDKVPNTSATAASSGADLNGGAIKDACEQIKLRLADVAAGSLGALAATKVGALGVHPEDVRFENGRVFPVGHPELGMDFRQVVHDAYHLRTQLWAAGYYRTPGLHWDRNAMQGEPFKYFAYGASVSEVEVDGFTGAYRLRRVDILHDVGDSLSPLIDLGQVEGGFVQGAGWLTLEELRWDTGNGPHRGRLATQAASTYKLPSFSEMPEVFNVALLERAAESGVVYGSKAVGEPPLMLAFSVREALRQAAAAFGQGGHETYLPSPATPEAVFWTLDAARQTAARPEVAAD from the coding sequence ATGAGAGGAAACACGGCGACCAGCCTGCATGAGCGTCCCCCGGTCGGTGCGGTGGGCGAACCCCTGCCCCACGAGAGCGCCGAGCTGCACGTCACGGGCCACGCCCTCTACACCGACGACCTGGGGGTGCGCCTCCAGAACGTGCTGCACGCCTGGCCGCTCCAGGCCCCCCACGCCCACGCCCGCGTGACCCGCCTGAACGTCGCGCCCGCCCTCACGGTGCCCGGCGTGGTCCGCGTGCTGACCGCGGACGACGTGCCCGGCCTGAACGACGCGGGCGTGAAGCACGACGAGCCGCTCTTTCCCACCGAGGTCATGTACCACGGCCACGCGGTCTGCTGGGTGCTGGCCGAGAGCAGCGAGGCGGCGCGGCTGGGGGCGCTCGCCATCGAGGTGGAGTACGAACCGCTGCCCGCCCTGCTGACCATCGGGGAGGCCATCGCCGCCGAATCGTTCCAGGGCGCGCAGTCCACCCTGCGCCGCGGCGACGTGACCCTCGGCTTCGAGCAGGCGGCCCACATCTTCGAGGGCGAGTTCGAGATCGGCGGGCAGGAACACTTCTACCTGGAGACGAACGCGGCACTGGCCCACGTGGACGAGTACGGCCAGGTCTTCGTGCAGAGCAGCACCCAGCACCCCACCGAGACGCAGGAGATCGTGGCGCACGTGCTGGGCCGCGCCAGCAACGAGGTGACGGTCCAGTGCCTGCGCATGGGCGGCGGCTTCGGCGGCAAGGAGATGCAGCCGCACGGCTACGCCGCGATTGCCGCGCTGGGGTCGGTGCTGACCGGCCGCCCGGTCCGGTTGCGCCTCAACCGCACCCAGGACCTCACCCTCACCGGCAAGCGCCACCCCTTCCACGCCCGCTGGAAGGTCGGTTTCGACGAGGGTGGCCGCCTGCTGGCCCTCCAGGCCACCCTCACCTCGGACGGCGGCTGGAGCCTCGACCTCTCCGAGCCGGTGATGGCGCGCGCGCTGTGTCACATCGACAACGCCTATTACATCCCGCATGTGGAGGTTCACGGGCGCATCGGCAAGACGAACAAGACCTCGCAGACGGCCTTCCGCGGCTTCGGCGGGCCGCAGGGCATGGCCGTCATCGAGGACCTGCTGGGCCGCTGCGCACCGCTGCTGGGCCTGGAAGCGCACGAGCTGCGCCGCCGCAACTTCTACCAGCCCGGCGAGGCCACGCCTTACGGTCAGCCGGTGCGCCACGCCGAGCGGCTGGAGGATGTCTGGTCCACGCTGCTGCGGACCTCGGACTTCGAGGCGCGGCAGGAGGAAGTGCGGGCCTTCAACGCCGCGCATCCGCACCTGAAACGCGGGCTGGCGATCACCCCCGTCAAGTTCGGGATTTCGTTCAACTTCACGTCCTACAACCAGGCGGGCGCGCTGGTCCACGTGTACAAGGACGGCTCGGTCCTGATCAACCACGGCGGCACCGAGATGGGCCAGGGCCTGCACAGCAAGATGCTCCAGGTCGCGGCGACCGCGCTGGGCGTGCCCCTGAGCTGCGTGCGGCTCGCGCCCACGCGCACCGACAAGGTGCCCAACACCTCCGCCACGGCGGCCAGCAGCGGCGCGGACCTCAACGGCGGGGCCATCAAGGACGCCTGCGAGCAGATCAAGCTCCGGCTGGCGGACGTGGCGGCGGGGTCGCTGGGGGCACTGGCCGCCACGAAGGTGGGCGCGCTGGGCGTCCACCCGGAGGACGTGCGCTTCGAGAACGGCCGGGTCTTCCCGGTCGGGCACCCCGAACTGGGCATGGATTTCCGCCAGGTCGTCCACGATGCCTACCACCTGCGGACGCAGCTGTGGGCGGCGGGCTACTACCGCACGCCGGGCCTGCACTGGGACCGCAACGCGATGCAGGGCGAGCCGTTCAAGTACTTCGCCTACGGCGCGTCGGTGAGCGAGGTGGAGGTGGACGGCTTCACCGGGGCCTACCGCCTGCGCCGGGTGGACATCCTGCATGACGTGGGCGACAGCCTCTCGCCCCTGATCGACCTCGGGCAGGTGGAGGGCGGCTTCGTGCAGGGCGCGGGCTGGCTGACGCTGGAGGAGCTGCGCTGGGACACCGGCAATGGCCCCCACCGTGGCCGCCTCGCCACCCAGGCCGCCAGCACCTACAAGCTGCCGAGCTTTTCCGAGATGCCGGAAGTGTTCAACGTGGCCCTGCTCGAACGCGCGGCGGAAAGCGGCGTGGTGTACGGCTCCAAGGCCGTGGGCGAGCCGCCGCTGATGCTGGCATTCAGCGTGCGTGAGGCGCTGCGGCAGGCGGCGGCGGCCTTCGGCCAGGGGGGGCACGAAACCTACCTCCCCAGCCCGGCCACGCCCGAAGCGGTGTTCTGGACGCTGGACGCGGCGCGGCAGACGGCAGCCCGTCCAGAAGTGGCGGCGGACTGA
- the guaD gene encoding guanine deaminase, which yields MKLYRATLMHTPESPFTAPDALQVQEDGGLLVEEGRILASGPYAQVRANHPRAEVVDLRGGVLLPGFIDTHVHYPQVRVLGGLGMQLLEWLDKNTLPEEARLSDDAYARAVAREFLSALRSNGTTTALVFGSHYASAMDIFFSEAAQTGLRVVAGQVVSDRLLRPELHTTPERAYAEGKALIERWHGVGRALYAVTPRFSLSASEGLLDACAALMTEFPDVRFTSHLNENPREVEAVRELFPTARDYLDTYERAGLVTRRSVLAHNVHPADRELAVMAAHRCSAAHCPCSNSALGSGLFPLKRHLQAGVHVSLGTDVGGGTGFSLLKEGLQAYFMQQLLGAQGVPLGPAHLLYLSTRAGAEALDLGDLTGDFGVGKAFDAVYLRPPQGTTLDTVLNHADGPERMLADLFTLGTQQDVAQVWVGGDAVYRRASSEQEVGV from the coding sequence ATGAAGCTCTACCGCGCCACTTTGATGCACACGCCCGAAAGCCCCTTCACCGCCCCCGACGCCCTGCAGGTTCAGGAGGACGGCGGCCTGCTGGTGGAGGAGGGCCGGATTCTCGCCAGCGGCCCCTACGCCCAGGTCCGGGCGAACCACCCCCGCGCCGAGGTGGTGGACCTGCGCGGCGGCGTCCTGCTGCCCGGCTTCATCGACACCCACGTGCATTACCCGCAGGTGCGGGTGCTGGGCGGCCTGGGGATGCAACTGCTGGAATGGCTCGACAAGAACACGCTGCCGGAGGAGGCACGGCTCTCGGACGATGCCTACGCCCGCGCCGTCGCCCGCGAGTTCCTGTCCGCCCTCCGCTCGAACGGCACCACGACCGCGCTGGTGTTCGGCAGCCACTACGCCTCCGCGATGGATATTTTCTTCAGCGAGGCGGCGCAGACCGGCCTGCGGGTGGTCGCCGGACAGGTCGTCTCCGACCGCCTGCTGCGCCCCGAGCTGCACACCACGCCTGAACGCGCCTACGCGGAGGGCAAGGCCCTGATTGAACGCTGGCACGGTGTGGGCCGCGCTCTGTACGCCGTCACGCCGCGCTTTTCCCTCTCGGCCAGCGAGGGTCTCCTCGACGCCTGTGCGGCGCTGATGACCGAGTTCCCCGACGTGCGCTTCACCAGCCATCTCAACGAGAACCCCCGCGAGGTCGAGGCGGTGCGCGAGCTGTTCCCCACCGCCCGCGACTACCTCGACACCTACGAGAGGGCCGGGCTGGTCACGCGCCGCAGCGTGCTGGCGCACAATGTTCACCCCGCCGACCGCGAGCTGGCCGTGATGGCCGCCCACCGCTGCTCTGCCGCGCACTGCCCATGCAGCAACTCGGCGCTGGGCAGCGGCCTCTTTCCGCTGAAGCGTCACCTCCAGGCGGGGGTCCACGTCTCGCTGGGGACCGACGTGGGCGGCGGCACTGGCTTCTCGCTGCTCAAGGAGGGCCTGCAGGCCTACTTCATGCAGCAGCTTCTCGGTGCCCAGGGTGTGCCCCTCGGCCCTGCCCACCTGCTCTACCTCTCCACCCGCGCGGGCGCGGAGGCGCTCGACCTGGGCGATCTGACCGGCGACTTCGGCGTGGGAAAGGCGTTCGACGCCGTGTACCTGCGCCCACCGCAGGGCACCACACTCGACACTGTGCTGAATCACGCGGACGGCCCCGAACGGATGCTGGCCGACCTCTTCACCCTGGGCACCCAGCAGGACGTGGCGCAGGTGTGGGTGGGCGGCGACGCGGTGTACCGCCGGGCCTCCAGCGAACAGGAGGTGGGCGTCTGA
- a CDS encoding NCS2 family permease has product MSDVSQSRAVPASGLDRFFGLSAQGSTVSREIRAGITTFLTMSYILFVNPQVLGTAIHVPNAFVQLLMTTAIAAAFGCLVMGLIARYPFAQAPGMGLNAFFAFTVVQGMGIPWQTALGAVFISGILFVLLSVLGARQAIVQAIPTSLKFAITGGIGAFLAFLGLKNAGIVVSNPATLVGLGSLTAPPVWLSMLGLIITAVLMTRRVTGAILWGILATTLIAILTGAAVYAGGANGALRAFPGFDGSFLGIFGTPVWPSSLVGQLDIAGAVGLGLLSVVFTFFFVDFFDATGTLTGLSQRAGFLDEKGNMPRARRLFAMDGLAAMFGAFMGTSTTTAYVESASGIGEGGRTGLTAVTVGVLFLLSMFLWPLASAIPGAATAPALILVGALMMEGVRHVDWDDISEGLPAFLTIIAMPLTFSIANGVSLGVISYCAIKLFSGQMRRVSPILYGVAALLLIRYIWLVGE; this is encoded by the coding sequence ATGTCTGACGTTTCCCAGTCCCGTGCCGTTCCCGCCTCCGGCCTCGACCGCTTCTTCGGTCTGAGTGCCCAGGGGTCCACCGTCTCCCGCGAAATCCGGGCGGGCATCACGACCTTCCTCACGATGAGTTACATCCTCTTCGTGAACCCGCAGGTGCTCGGCACGGCCATCCACGTGCCGAACGCCTTCGTGCAACTGCTGATGACCACGGCCATCGCGGCGGCCTTCGGCTGCCTGGTGATGGGCCTGATCGCCAGGTATCCCTTCGCGCAGGCTCCCGGCATGGGCCTGAACGCCTTTTTTGCCTTCACGGTGGTGCAGGGGATGGGAATTCCCTGGCAGACGGCCCTGGGCGCGGTGTTTATCAGCGGCATCCTGTTCGTGCTGCTGAGCGTGCTGGGTGCCCGGCAGGCCATCGTGCAGGCCATCCCCACTTCGCTGAAGTTCGCCATCACCGGGGGCATCGGGGCCTTTCTGGCCTTCCTGGGACTGAAGAACGCCGGGATCGTGGTCAGCAACCCGGCCACCCTGGTGGGCCTCGGCTCGCTGACCGCCCCGCCGGTCTGGCTGTCCATGCTGGGCCTCATCATCACCGCCGTGCTGATGACCCGCCGGGTGACGGGCGCGATTCTGTGGGGCATCCTGGCGACCACCCTGATCGCCATCCTGACCGGGGCCGCCGTGTATGCGGGCGGGGCGAACGGTGCCCTGCGGGCCTTTCCCGGTTTCGACGGCAGCTTCCTGGGCATCTTCGGCACGCCGGTCTGGCCTTCCTCGCTGGTCGGCCAGCTCGACATCGCCGGGGCGGTGGGCCTGGGCCTGCTGAGCGTGGTCTTCACCTTCTTCTTCGTGGATTTCTTCGACGCCACCGGCACCCTGACCGGCCTCTCGCAACGCGCCGGATTCCTCGACGAGAAGGGCAACATGCCCCGCGCCCGCCGCCTCTTTGCGATGGACGGCCTGGCTGCGATGTTCGGGGCCTTCATGGGCACCTCGACCACCACGGCCTACGTCGAGAGCGCCTCGGGCATCGGTGAGGGCGGGCGCACCGGCCTGACCGCCGTCACGGTCGGCGTGCTGTTCCTGCTGAGCATGTTCCTGTGGCCGCTGGCCTCCGCGATTCCCGGCGCGGCCACCGCTCCCGCCCTGATTCTGGTCGGCGCACTGATGATGGAAGGCGTGCGGCACGTGGACTGGGACGACATCAGCGAGGGCCTCCCCGCCTTCCTGACCATCATCGCCATGCCGCTGACCTTTTCCATCGCCAACGGCGTGAGCCTGGGCGTGATCAGCTACTGCGCCATCAAGCTGTTCAGCGGCCAGATGCGGCGGGTCAGCCCCATCCTGTACGGGGTCGCCGCGCTGCTGCTGATCCGGTACATCTGGCTGGTGGGCGAGTAG
- the uraH gene encoding hydroxyisourate hydrolase, with product MSGHSGLTTHVLDTARGRPAAGVRVELHAVEGGERRPVTEAVTNADGRTDAPLIERGNLQPGTYELTFHVAPYFAGFEAAPRVPFLDLVTLRFTVSDTSGHYHVPLVMTPWSYSTYRGS from the coding sequence ATGAGCGGCCACTCCGGACTCACGACGCACGTGCTGGACACGGCCAGGGGCCGCCCCGCCGCCGGGGTCCGGGTGGAACTCCACGCGGTGGAGGGCGGGGAGCGCCGCCCGGTGACGGAGGCGGTGACCAATGCCGATGGGCGCACCGACGCGCCGCTCATCGAACGCGGCAACCTCCAGCCCGGCACCTATGAACTCACCTTCCACGTCGCCCCCTACTTCGCGGGCTTCGAGGCCGCGCCGCGGGTCCCGTTTCTGGACCTGGTCACCCTGCGCTTCACGGTGAGCGACACCTCCGGGCATTACCATGTGCCGCTGGTGATGACGCCCTGGTCGTACAGCACCTACCGTGGGAGCTAG
- the pucL gene encoding factor-independent urate hydroxylase, whose amino-acid sequence MTQTQNTPAKVKARLGENNYGKAEVNLMKVNRTAERHEIRELQVRVAMTGDFDAAHTQGDNTDLIATDTVRNTIYGLAKEGFQGSPEEFGQELLAHFVKTGPRVTGGFVEFTEYLWERIPVGGEGHNHSFARQMPQRTGRVESEDGQTFKVTSGIENLYVLKTTESGWANYLLNERFTTLPETHERLMASFVTARWEYGAGQVDYDDVWQRVYRQIQETFTDHYSPSLQNTLFLMGQAVLTVCPEISRIWFRMPNKHHLQYNLERFGLENNLEIFHVDPEPYGLMEGWVERAE is encoded by the coding sequence ATGACACAGACCCAGAACACCCCCGCGAAGGTCAAGGCCCGTCTCGGTGAGAACAACTACGGCAAGGCCGAGGTCAACCTGATGAAGGTGAACCGCACTGCCGAGCGTCACGAGATCCGCGAACTCCAGGTGCGCGTCGCCATGACCGGCGACTTCGACGCGGCGCACACCCAGGGTGACAACACCGACCTGATCGCTACCGACACCGTCCGCAACACCATCTACGGGCTGGCAAAGGAAGGCTTCCAGGGCAGCCCCGAGGAGTTCGGCCAGGAGCTGCTCGCCCACTTCGTGAAGACTGGCCCCAGGGTGACGGGCGGCTTCGTGGAGTTCACCGAGTACCTCTGGGAACGCATCCCGGTGGGCGGTGAGGGCCACAACCACTCCTTCGCGCGCCAGATGCCCCAGCGGACGGGGCGCGTGGAGAGCGAGGACGGCCAGACCTTCAAGGTCACGTCCGGCATCGAGAACCTCTATGTCCTGAAAACCACCGAGAGCGGCTGGGCGAACTACCTGCTGAACGAGCGCTTCACCACGCTGCCCGAGACGCACGAGCGCCTGATGGCCTCCTTCGTGACCGCGCGGTGGGAGTACGGCGCGGGCCAGGTGGACTACGACGACGTGTGGCAGCGCGTGTACCGGCAGATTCAGGAGACTTTCACCGACCACTACTCGCCCAGCCTCCAGAACACGCTGTTCCTGATGGGCCAGGCGGTGCTGACGGTCTGCCCGGAAATCTCGCGCATCTGGTTCCGCATGCCCAACAAGCACCACCTCCAGTACAACCTGGAACGCTTCGGCCTGGAGAACAACCTCGAAATCTTCCACGTGGACCCCGAACCCTACGGCCTGATGGAAGGTTGGGTGGAGCGCGCCGAATGA
- a CDS encoding nucleobase:cation symporter-2 family protein, translating into MTRGTTAVSVPVPHPVDEVPPLGRMFAFGLQHVLSMYAGIVAVPLVLASALGLDQEHIVRIVNASFFMCGVATLIQTLGFPGFGARLPLVQGTTFASVATMILIGKESGLPGIYGAVIAAGLFTVLAAPFFSRLLRFFPPVVTGTVITIIGVSLMPVAIRWAGGGVPTAPNFGDPANLGLAALTLLFVLLVTRFSKGLWSRIAVLLGLVFGTVVAALLGKASFATVGTAAAVGFTPPFFFGTPIFALIPILSMILVMLVVMVETTADLLAIGEITEKPVDANVVARGLRADGLSTALGGLFNVFPFTAFAQNVGLVRFTGIKSRFVVAAAGFILMLLGFFPKLGALVASIPLPVLGGAGLVLFGTVAAAGIQTLTRVNMADTRNLTIVAVSIALGVIPATVPTLYEKLPSWAGLFLESGITAAALAAILLNILFNIFSTGAERRSYTADVTEHAPELGDIH; encoded by the coding sequence ATGACACGAGGAACAACCGCTGTTTCCGTTCCTGTCCCGCATCCGGTGGATGAAGTTCCGCCGCTCGGGCGCATGTTCGCCTTCGGGCTTCAGCACGTCCTGAGCATGTACGCCGGGATCGTCGCCGTGCCGCTGGTGCTGGCCTCAGCGCTGGGACTGGATCAGGAGCACATCGTGCGCATCGTGAACGCCAGCTTCTTCATGTGCGGCGTCGCCACCCTGATCCAGACGCTGGGCTTTCCCGGCTTCGGCGCACGGCTGCCGCTGGTGCAGGGCACCACCTTCGCGTCGGTCGCCACCATGATCCTGATCGGCAAGGAGTCCGGGCTGCCGGGCATCTACGGCGCGGTGATCGCGGCGGGCCTCTTCACGGTGCTGGCGGCCCCCTTCTTCTCGCGGCTGCTGCGTTTCTTCCCGCCGGTGGTGACGGGCACGGTGATCACCATCATCGGCGTGTCGCTGATGCCGGTCGCCATTCGCTGGGCCGGGGGCGGCGTGCCCACCGCACCGAACTTCGGTGATCCGGCCAACCTGGGGCTGGCGGCGCTGACCCTGCTGTTCGTCCTGCTGGTCACGCGCTTTTCCAAGGGGCTGTGGAGCCGCATCGCCGTGCTGCTGGGTCTGGTGTTCGGGACCGTCGTGGCCGCGCTGCTGGGCAAGGCGTCCTTTGCGACCGTGGGCACCGCCGCCGCGGTCGGCTTCACACCGCCCTTCTTCTTCGGCACGCCCATCTTCGCGCTGATCCCGATCCTGTCCATGATCCTGGTGATGCTGGTCGTGATGGTCGAAACCACCGCCGACCTGCTCGCCATCGGTGAGATCACCGAGAAGCCGGTCGACGCGAACGTCGTGGCGCGTGGCCTGCGGGCCGACGGCCTCTCGACCGCGCTGGGCGGCCTCTTCAACGTGTTTCCCTTCACGGCCTTCGCGCAGAACGTCGGTCTGGTGCGCTTCACCGGCATCAAGAGCCGCTTCGTGGTGGCGGCGGCGGGCTTCATCCTGATGCTGCTGGGCTTCTTTCCCAAGCTGGGCGCGCTGGTGGCCTCGATTCCGCTGCCGGTGCTGGGTGGGGCAGGGCTGGTGCTGTTCGGGACCGTGGCCGCGGCAGGCATCCAGACCCTGACCCGCGTGAACATGGCCGACACCCGCAACCTCACCATCGTGGCGGTCAGCATCGCGCTGGGCGTGATTCCGGCCACCGTGCCGACCCTCTACGAGAAGCTGCCGAGCTGGGCGGGCCTGTTCCTGGAAAGCGGCATCACCGCCGCCGCCCTGGCCGCCATCCTGCTGAACATCCTCTTCAACATCTTCAGCACTGGGGCCGAGCGCCGCTCGTACACCGCCGACGTGACTGAACACGCCCCTGAACTGGGAGATATCCATTGA
- the uraD gene encoding 2-oxo-4-hydroxy-4-carboxy-5-ureidoimidazoline decarboxylase: MNTLPTLTDVNALPLPEFVQRFGGVLEHSPRYAERVGQQRPFGRVEDLAAAFTTAVLADTPEQQLALIRAHPDLAGKAALAGEVTAESASEQASAGLDRLTPQEYAEFHRINAAYHARFDMPYIVCVRENTRDSIMAGAAARLQNTPTQERETALREIGKIARLRVLDLVRQEG; this comes from the coding sequence TTGAACACCCTGCCTACCCTGACCGACGTGAACGCCCTCCCCCTGCCCGAGTTCGTGCAACGCTTCGGCGGCGTGCTGGAACACAGCCCGCGCTACGCCGAGCGGGTGGGCCAGCAGAGGCCCTTCGGGCGCGTGGAGGACCTGGCTGCCGCCTTTACCACCGCCGTCCTGGCCGACACGCCCGAGCAGCAGCTCGCCCTGATCCGCGCTCACCCCGACCTCGCCGGAAAGGCGGCCCTGGCGGGCGAGGTGACGGCGGAATCCGCCTCCGAACAGGCCTCCGCAGGTCTGGATCGCCTGACCCCCCAGGAATACGCCGAGTTCCACCGCATCAACGCGGCGTACCACGCCAGGTTCGACATGCCCTACATCGTCTGCGTGCGCGAAAACACCCGGGACAGCATCATGGCCGGTGCCGCCGCACGCCTCCAGAACACGCCCACGCAGGAGCGGGAAACCGCTCTGAGGGAAATCGGCAAGATCGCGCGGCTGAGAGTTCTCGACCTGGTGCGCCAGGAAGGATAA
- the xdhA gene encoding xanthine dehydrogenase small subunit, producing MDSISLTVNGVPREARDVRPHTTLLNWLRDQGLTGCKEGCAEGECGACAVLLARPTEEGGTRLEAVNACLVLLPALNGQEVVTSEGLGEPGHLHPVQRELAYRGGSQCGYCTPGFVVSMAAEYYREDRPAQEFDIHALSGNLCRCTGYRPIADAANALGGVAEGDAFAQRREQPAPTPQATHLTTPSGEFYRPTTLAEALDLLAAHPEALPLAGGTDWGVDVNIRHSRAPITIAIDGLPELRTLTWRENEVEIGAALSLSEIERRLAGRVPLLEELFPLFASRLIRNSATLGGNLGTGSPIGDSPPALLALDARVVLASAAGEREVPLADYFTGYRQTQRRPDELIRAVRLPLPLAPVTGFYKIAKRRFDDISSVAVAVALDLDGDVVRSVRIGLGGVAATPLRAYATEAALTGQPWNERTVREAARVLRGEGTPLDDHRASAAYRAAMLEQTLLKFYFEKTAQEVIL from the coding sequence ATGGACAGCATTTCTCTCACCGTCAACGGCGTGCCGCGCGAGGCGCGGGACGTGCGCCCCCACACCACCCTGCTGAACTGGCTGCGTGACCAGGGCCTGACCGGCTGCAAGGAAGGCTGCGCGGAAGGCGAGTGCGGCGCGTGTGCCGTTCTGCTCGCCCGCCCGACCGAGGAAGGCGGCACCCGCCTGGAAGCCGTAAACGCCTGCCTGGTGCTGCTCCCGGCCCTGAACGGGCAGGAGGTCGTCACTTCCGAGGGCCTGGGTGAACCCGGCCACCTGCACCCCGTCCAGCGCGAACTGGCCTACCGCGGCGGCTCGCAATGCGGCTACTGCACGCCCGGCTTCGTGGTCAGCATGGCCGCCGAGTACTACCGCGAGGACCGGCCCGCGCAGGAGTTCGACATCCACGCGCTGAGCGGCAACCTGTGCCGCTGCACCGGCTACCGCCCCATCGCGGACGCGGCGAACGCCCTGGGCGGCGTGGCAGAGGGTGACGCATTCGCCCAGCGACGTGAGCAGCCCGCCCCCACCCCGCAGGCCACCCACCTCACGACCCCGAGTGGCGAGTTCTACCGCCCGACCACGCTCGCGGAAGCCCTGGACCTGCTGGCCGCGCACCCCGAGGCCCTGCCCCTCGCGGGCGGCACCGACTGGGGTGTGGACGTGAACATCCGCCACAGCCGCGCCCCGATCACCATCGCCATCGACGGCCTGCCGGAACTGCGGACGCTGACCTGGCGGGAGAATGAGGTGGAAATCGGCGCGGCGCTCAGCCTCTCCGAGATCGAGCGCCGCCTGGCGGGCCGCGTGCCGCTGCTGGAAGAACTCTTCCCCCTCTTCGCCTCGCGCCTGATTCGCAACAGCGCCACCCTGGGCGGCAACCTGGGCACCGGCAGCCCCATCGGGGACAGCCCCCCCGCGCTGCTGGCGCTGGACGCGCGGGTGGTGCTGGCCTCCGCCGCGGGGGAGCGCGAGGTGCCCCTGGCCGACTACTTCACCGGCTACCGCCAGACGCAGCGCCGCCCCGACGAGCTGATTCGCGCCGTGCGGCTTCCGCTGCCCCTCGCACCGGTCACGGGCTTCTACAAGATTGCCAAGCGCCGCTTCGACGACATTTCCAGCGTGGCCGTCGCCGTCGCGCTGGACCTCGACGGCGACGTGGTGCGCTCGGTCCGCATCGGGCTGGGCGGCGTGGCGGCGACCCCGCTGCGGGCCTATGCCACCGAGGCCGCCTTGACGGGCCAGCCCTGGAACGAGCGGACCGTGCGCGAGGCGGCCCGCGTTCTGCGCGGCGAGGGCACCCCGCTCGACGATCACCGCGCCAGTGCCGCCTACCGCGCCGCGATGCTGGAGCAGACGCTGCTGAAGTTCTATTTCGAGAAGACCGCCCAGGAGGTGATCCTATGA
- the xdhC gene encoding xanthine dehydrogenase accessory protein XdhC, protein MTWLDAVQTLSERGEAGVLVTVAAVRGHAPREAGAKMVVAAGQTWDSVGGGNLEATAVERARALLACGATTPELLTLRLNDRAANEYGRQCCGGEVTLLLEPLKTARPNLAIFGVGHVGLELACVLSRLDVNLHLIDSREAQLAPERLAGLAGGAARLQVHHAPIPEMALADLPAGTHLVILTHDHAEDAALCDAALRRPDLGFIGLIGSKVKWVRFREQLRAVGHADADLARITTPIGLPGIRGKSPAVIAISVAAQLQQVLEAAATSSSPVSPAPQRIS, encoded by the coding sequence ATGACCTGGCTGGACGCGGTGCAAACGCTCTCGGAAAGGGGAGAGGCGGGCGTGCTCGTCACCGTCGCGGCGGTGCGCGGCCACGCCCCGCGCGAGGCGGGCGCGAAGATGGTGGTCGCCGCGGGGCAGACCTGGGACAGCGTGGGCGGCGGCAATCTGGAAGCGACCGCCGTGGAGCGTGCCCGCGCCCTGCTGGCCTGCGGGGCGACCACCCCCGAACTGCTCACCCTGCGCCTGAACGACCGCGCCGCCAACGAGTACGGCCGCCAGTGCTGCGGCGGGGAGGTGACGCTCCTGCTCGAACCCCTGAAAACGGCCCGCCCGAACCTCGCCATCTTCGGCGTCGGGCACGTGGGCCTGGAACTCGCGTGCGTCCTCTCACGGCTGGACGTGAACCTCCACCTGATCGATTCGCGTGAGGCACAACTCGCCCCCGAGCGGCTGGCCGGGCTGGCGGGGGGGGCGGCCCGCCTCCAGGTCCACCACGCGCCGATTCCCGAGATGGCGCTGGCCGACCTGCCCGCCGGAACCCACCTCGTCATCCTGACCCACGACCACGCCGAGGATGCCGCGCTGTGTGACGCCGCGCTGCGCCGCCCCGACCTGGGCTTTATAGGACTCATCGGGTCGAAGGTGAAGTGGGTGCGCTTCCGCGAGCAACTCCGGGCGGTGGGCCACGCCGACGCCGACCTCGCGCGCATCACTACGCCCATCGGCCTTCCCGGCATTCGCGGCAAGAGTCCGGCCGTGATCGCCATCAGCGTGGCCGCGCAGCTTCAGCAGGTGCTGGAAGCGGCGGCCACCTCCTCCTCGCCCGTTTCTCCCGCCCCCCAGAGGATCTCATGA